The following are encoded together in the Thermococcus celericrescens genome:
- a CDS encoding CGP-CTERM sorting domain-containing protein, translated as MKRAAIILAAFVIFGVFGFAMASATTVGVDLSHGESDKGLAVLADKDGNVLAEGMIKTISDVSWAYIGPAEKADELGIPQLGDTITYDAIKDVDFLILGQPTQAFSPDEVQAIVQWWNDGNRILWVAGDSDYGDGPQRIDFVNTILDAIGANLRLDQCSAEDATSNAGAGYRVVGLVNPDSGTPDKDMLTKDFKNGGKVLFHGPGVVAYVDENGNWQSLHGGIAEGIYIIVTTSADGQIVENTDPAAQAYTAGDTGEFPLMAVQLFEDKKNILVVSGETPYGGYEPMWSPTYHGVDLDGPQFVTNFIHWAISVQQNLGKEEGGGSTCGPAALIGLALIPLALYRRRK; from the coding sequence ATGAAGAGGGCTGCAATAATACTGGCTGCCTTTGTGATCTTTGGTGTTTTTGGTTTTGCCATGGCCAGCGCTACGACCGTCGGTGTTGACCTCTCCCACGGCGAGAGCGACAAGGGTCTGGCAGTTCTGGCCGACAAGGACGGCAACGTTCTCGCTGAGGGAATGATAAAGACCATCAGCGACGTCAGCTGGGCTTACATTGGACCGGCGGAGAAGGCTGACGAGCTTGGAATCCCGCAGCTCGGTGACACGATAACCTACGACGCCATCAAGGACGTGGACTTCCTTATCCTCGGCCAGCCGACCCAGGCTTTCAGCCCGGATGAGGTTCAGGCCATCGTCCAGTGGTGGAACGACGGAAACAGGATCCTCTGGGTTGCAGGCGATTCCGACTACGGTGACGGCCCGCAGAGGATCGACTTCGTGAACACCATTCTCGACGCCATCGGTGCCAACCTCAGGCTCGACCAGTGCTCCGCTGAGGACGCCACCAGCAACGCCGGTGCCGGCTACCGTGTCGTCGGTCTCGTCAACCCTGACAGCGGAACCCCCGACAAGGACATGCTCACCAAGGACTTCAAGAACGGCGGCAAGGTCCTCTTCCACGGACCGGGTGTCGTTGCTTACGTCGATGAGAACGGCAACTGGCAGAGCCTCCACGGCGGAATAGCAGAGGGGATATACATCATCGTGACCACCAGCGCCGACGGTCAGATCGTTGAGAACACTGACCCGGCGGCCCAGGCCTATACCGCCGGCGACACCGGTGAGTTCCCGCTCATGGCTGTCCAGCTCTTTGAGGACAAGAAGAACATCCTCGTTGTCAGCGGCGAGACCCCCTACGGCGGCTACGAGCCCATGTGGAGCCCGACCTACCACGGCGTTGACCTCGACGGCCCGCAGTTCGTCACCAACTTCATCCACTGGGCCATCAGCGTCCAGCAGAACCTCGGCAAGGAGGAAGGTGGCGGAAGCACCTGCGGTCCGGCGGCTCTGATCGGTCTCGCCCTCATACCGCTTGCCCTCTACAGGAGGAGGAAGTGA